Proteins encoded in a region of the Ruegeria sp. AD91A genome:
- a CDS encoding acyl carrier protein: protein MSDVADRVKKIVVEHLGVEEDKVAENASFIDDLGADSLDTVELVMAFEEEFGIEIPDDAAETIQTFGDAVKFISEAS, encoded by the coding sequence ATGAGCGACGTCGCAGATCGCGTTAAGAAGATCGTTGTTGAGCACCTGGGTGTTGAAGAAGATAAAGTCGCGGAAAACGCGTCCTTCATCGATGATCTGGGCGCAGACAGCCTGGACACCGTTGAACTGGTCATGGCCTTCGAAGAAGAGTTCGGCATCGAAATCCCCGATGATGCAGCCGAAACCATCCAGACCTTCGGCGACGCGGTCAAGTTCATCAGCGAAGCGTCCTAA
- the fabF gene encoding beta-ketoacyl-ACP synthase II, which yields MRRVVVTGLGLVTPLASGVEETWSRLLDGESGAGPITHFDAEGSGVTTTYACEVPRGDGTNGTFNPDDWMPPKEQRKIEDFILYSIAAAEMACKDANWLPEDEEDRLRTGVLIGSGIGGLGSIANTANLIRDKGPRRVSPFFIPGALINLASGQVSIRHGFKGPNHSVVTACSTGAHAIGDASRIIRAGDADVMVAGGGEGCICEIGIAGFNACKALSTKYADNPKAASRPYDVDRDGFVMGEGAGIVILEDYEHAKARGAKIYAEVLGYGMSGDAYHITAPSEDGDGAERSMRAALRSAGLEPKDLDYINAHGTSTMADTIELGAVERLLGDHAGNATMSSTKSATGHLLGAAGAIEAIFSILAIRDQVAPPTINLDNPAVETPIDLAPNAKREREINVALSNSFGFGGTNASVIFGKAS from the coding sequence ATGCGCAGAGTCGTTGTTACCGGTCTTGGATTGGTCACTCCTTTGGCCAGCGGGGTCGAGGAAACCTGGTCGCGGCTGTTGGACGGAGAGTCCGGCGCTGGTCCTATCACGCATTTTGATGCGGAAGGCAGTGGCGTCACCACGACCTACGCCTGTGAGGTGCCGCGCGGGGATGGTACCAACGGAACGTTCAATCCTGATGACTGGATGCCGCCGAAAGAGCAGCGCAAAATTGAAGACTTCATCCTGTATTCCATCGCGGCCGCAGAAATGGCCTGCAAGGATGCGAACTGGTTGCCCGAAGATGAAGAGGACCGCCTGCGAACAGGTGTTCTGATCGGTTCAGGCATCGGTGGTTTGGGCTCGATCGCCAACACCGCCAATCTGATCCGTGACAAGGGCCCGCGCCGGGTGTCGCCGTTCTTTATTCCAGGTGCTCTGATCAACCTGGCGTCAGGTCAGGTGTCGATCCGTCATGGCTTCAAGGGACCCAACCATTCGGTCGTGACGGCGTGTTCCACCGGTGCCCACGCTATCGGCGACGCCAGCCGTATCATCCGTGCAGGTGACGCAGACGTTATGGTCGCAGGTGGCGGCGAAGGCTGCATCTGCGAGATCGGCATCGCCGGGTTCAACGCTTGCAAGGCGTTGTCGACCAAATATGCCGATAACCCCAAGGCGGCCAGCCGCCCTTATGACGTGGACCGTGACGGGTTCGTCATGGGCGAAGGTGCAGGCATCGTCATTCTGGAAGACTATGAGCACGCCAAGGCCCGCGGTGCGAAGATTTACGCTGAGGTGCTGGGCTATGGTATGTCGGGTGACGCTTATCACATCACCGCGCCTTCAGAAGATGGCGACGGGGCTGAACGCTCGATGCGGGCGGCGCTGCGCAGTGCGGGGCTGGAGCCAAAAGATCTGGACTATATCAACGCGCATGGCACCTCGACCATGGCAGATACGATCGAGCTGGGCGCGGTTGAGCGTTTGCTGGGGGATCATGCCGGGAATGCGACCATGAGCTCGACCAAGTCGGCAACCGGTCACTTGCTGGGTGCTGCGGGCGCGATCGAGGCGATCTTCTCGATTTTGGCGATCCGTGATCAGGTAGCCCCGCCGACAATCAATCTGGACAATCCAGCAGTGGAGACCCCGATCGATTTGGCTCCGAACGCAAAACGTGAGCGTGAGATCAATGTGGCCCTGTCGAACTCGTTCGGGTTTGGCGGCACCAATGCCAGCGTGATCTTCGGAAAGGCCAGCTAA
- a CDS encoding YceI family protein has translation MKSTLLAAALAVSATTAFASAEKYVLDSSHSQVVFSYDHLGFSTTTGMFSGFEGEIMFDQEDPAASSVSVSMPVLEMFTGWKPREDHFMTEDFFGAVEGDLITFTSTGIEVTGENTAKITGDLTMNGVTKSVVLDAKLNKVDTHPMANKPWAGFNATTTLVRSEFDLGQFAPFVSDEVQVQISVEAQKAE, from the coding sequence ATGAAATCCACCCTTCTTGCTGCTGCACTGGCCGTGTCGGCGACCACGGCATTCGCCAGCGCCGAGAAATACGTGTTGGACTCGAGCCACAGTCAGGTTGTCTTCAGCTATGACCACTTGGGCTTTTCAACCACAACCGGCATGTTCTCGGGTTTTGAGGGCGAAATCATGTTTGATCAGGAAGATCCCGCCGCCTCCAGCGTAAGCGTATCCATGCCGGTACTGGAAATGTTCACTGGCTGGAAACCGCGTGAAGATCACTTCATGACCGAGGATTTCTTTGGTGCGGTTGAGGGCGATCTGATCACCTTTACCTCGACGGGTATCGAAGTGACGGGTGAAAACACTGCCAAGATCACCGGCGACCTCACCATGAACGGCGTGACCAAGTCCGTTGTTCTGGATGCCAAATTGAACAAGGTTGATACCCATCCAATGGCAAACAAGCCATGGGCCGGTTTCAACGCCACCACAACTCTGGTCCGTAGTGAGTTTGATTTGGGCCAGTTCGCACCGTTTGTCAGCGACGAAGTGCAGGTGCAGATCTCGGTCGAAGCGCAAAAAGCCGAATAA
- the fabD gene encoding ACP S-malonyltransferase, translated as MTLAFVFPGQGAQTIGMGKALADAYPAAQAVFDEVDEALGEKLSSVIWEGDIADLTLTQNAQPALMATSMAAMRALETEGVSVNKATFVAGHSLGEYSALAAAGALSIADTARLLRTRGQAMQSAVPVGEGAMAAILGLDLEAVRAVAEEAAQGEVCQAANDNDPTQVVVSGSKAAVERAAEIAKEKGAKRAVMLPVSAPFHCALMQPAADVMAEALAAVEVKVPSVPLVANVRAQAVSDPDLIRQLLVEQVTGSVRWRESVQFMAAQGVTETWEIGAGKALSGMIRKIDRAISGKAVGTPEDVQKAIQAES; from the coding sequence ATGACACTCGCGTTCGTTTTTCCGGGGCAGGGCGCCCAGACCATCGGTATGGGCAAAGCACTGGCCGATGCCTATCCGGCGGCACAGGCCGTCTTCGATGAGGTGGACGAGGCACTGGGAGAAAAGCTGAGCAGCGTAATCTGGGAAGGCGACATCGCCGATTTGACGCTGACTCAGAATGCTCAGCCGGCTCTTATGGCAACATCCATGGCGGCGATGCGAGCGCTGGAAACCGAAGGTGTTTCGGTCAATAAGGCGACTTTTGTGGCGGGCCATTCTTTGGGCGAATACTCGGCTCTTGCAGCTGCAGGGGCTTTGTCGATCGCGGACACCGCGCGCCTGTTGCGCACCCGTGGTCAGGCGATGCAAAGTGCCGTACCCGTAGGCGAGGGTGCAATGGCGGCCATTCTTGGATTGGATCTGGAGGCGGTACGCGCCGTAGCAGAAGAAGCCGCGCAGGGAGAGGTCTGTCAGGCTGCCAATGACAACGATCCAACTCAGGTCGTTGTGTCCGGTTCCAAGGCTGCTGTCGAGCGTGCCGCCGAGATTGCCAAAGAGAAAGGCGCAAAACGTGCCGTTATGTTGCCTGTAAGTGCCCCATTTCACTGCGCGCTGATGCAGCCTGCGGCAGATGTCATGGCGGAAGCGCTTGCTGCCGTCGAAGTAAAGGTGCCCTCGGTACCTTTGGTGGCCAATGTACGCGCCCAAGCAGTCAGTGATCCGGATCTGATCCGCCAGTTGTTGGTTGAACAGGTGACGGGTTCGGTTCGCTGGCGTGAAAGCGTGCAGTTCATGGCGGCGCAAGGCGTGACTGAGACATGGGAAATCGGTGCTGGCAAAGCGCTGTCCGGCATGATCCGCAAGATCGATCGTGCCATTTCAGGCAAGGCTGTCGGCACCCCGGAAGATGTTCAAAAGGCCATTCAGGCCGAATCGTAA
- a CDS encoding cytochrome b/b6 domain-containing protein, which yields MASTNSFSSYGSVAKTFHWLTALLIFTALPLGWIADNLAYAVLHAPTAPSEAEIARAARIFSLHKTVGVTVFFVALARIVWAFTQTKPGLLNADNKPEAFAAETVHWLLYGSLVLVPLTGWVHHAATEGFAPILWPFGQNLPFVPKSTIVAEVTGVLHWLFMWTLVGALVLHVAGALKHHVIDKDSTLRRMLPGGSDAPEPPRQHHSLVPAVAAVAVWALALTGGWVSGEFAREADDDDADVQLAEVQSDWQVQNGTLTITISQLGSPVTGSFSDWTAAIAFDEPTDPGPAGSAEVTIAIGSLSLGTVTEQAMGADFFDNAQFPTAQFTADLFRTESGYEARGPLTIRDKTIDITLPFSLDLQDGTATMAGSVDLNRLDFDVGTSQPTEDSLGFTVTVTVELAASRGQ from the coding sequence ATGGCCTCGACCAATTCCTTCTCAAGCTACGGAAGTGTCGCAAAGACGTTTCACTGGCTCACCGCGTTGCTGATCTTCACGGCCCTGCCGCTCGGCTGGATCGCGGACAACCTGGCCTACGCCGTATTGCATGCCCCCACAGCCCCAAGCGAGGCCGAAATCGCACGCGCGGCGCGCATATTCTCATTGCACAAAACCGTTGGCGTCACCGTGTTCTTCGTTGCTTTGGCTCGGATAGTATGGGCCTTCACGCAAACCAAGCCCGGCCTGTTGAATGCCGACAACAAGCCCGAGGCTTTCGCCGCCGAAACTGTCCACTGGCTTCTCTATGGGTCACTGGTGCTTGTGCCACTCACCGGTTGGGTGCACCACGCCGCAACCGAAGGGTTTGCTCCAATCCTCTGGCCCTTCGGCCAAAATCTGCCTTTTGTACCGAAATCAACCATTGTGGCCGAGGTGACAGGCGTTCTGCATTGGCTGTTCATGTGGACGCTCGTCGGCGCGCTGGTCCTGCATGTTGCCGGAGCGTTGAAGCATCACGTCATAGACAAAGACAGCACGTTACGCAGGATGTTGCCGGGTGGGTCTGACGCACCGGAGCCTCCACGGCAGCACCATTCCCTTGTCCCCGCCGTCGCCGCGGTGGCCGTTTGGGCGCTTGCCCTCACCGGCGGCTGGGTCTCTGGCGAGTTTGCACGTGAGGCCGACGATGATGACGCCGATGTCCAACTGGCCGAGGTGCAATCAGACTGGCAGGTTCAGAACGGCACCCTGACCATTACGATCTCGCAATTGGGCAGCCCTGTCACCGGCTCGTTCTCCGACTGGACGGCCGCAATTGCTTTTGACGAACCCACTGACCCCGGCCCGGCCGGGTCCGCCGAAGTCACGATTGCAATAGGATCTCTCAGCCTCGGAACCGTAACTGAACAGGCCATGGGGGCGGATTTCTTCGACAACGCCCAGTTTCCGACGGCCCAGTTCACAGCTGACCTTTTCAGAACCGAAAGCGGATACGAAGCACGCGGACCGCTGACAATCCGTGACAAGACGATCGATATCACACTCCCCTTTTCGCTGGACCTTCAGGACGGCACCGCGACCATGGCTGGCTCGGTTGACCTGAACCGGTTGGATTTTGACGTAGGCACATCACAGCCCACAGAAGACTCGCTCGGCTTCACCGTAACAGTGACCGTAGAACTCGCTGCGTCTCGCGGACAGTAA
- a CDS encoding HisA/HisF-related TIM barrel protein — protein MRIYPTMELQNGRCVTLDKGRLDNSMIWHVNPVETARSWAEAGAEWMHLTDFDAIEGKDTNVELIEEIIRAAEIPVQLAGGMRTREQVERWIDKGVGRVVIGTLAAREPNLVKELAKLYPDQIVLSVDVWQGFVMTDGWRSQSAFTPEAFIDAFEDAPFAAIVVTDIDSDMDDVEAQLGLISGLAGHSRTPVIASGVVRTADDISRLAYIPNISGAIVGRALFHKTLDLTDALEMAKSAHEPVAQFQ, from the coding sequence ATGAGGATATACCCCACTATGGAACTGCAGAACGGCCGGTGTGTCACGTTGGACAAAGGTCGTTTGGACAACTCTATGATTTGGCATGTAAACCCGGTTGAGACAGCGCGAAGCTGGGCCGAGGCGGGTGCCGAATGGATGCACCTGACCGATTTCGACGCGATTGAGGGCAAAGATACCAACGTCGAATTGATTGAAGAGATTATCCGAGCGGCCGAAATTCCGGTTCAGTTGGCGGGTGGTATGCGGACACGTGAACAGGTGGAACGCTGGATCGACAAAGGGGTCGGTCGTGTCGTGATCGGCACGCTGGCAGCGCGCGAGCCGAATCTGGTCAAGGAACTGGCCAAGCTTTACCCGGATCAAATCGTGCTATCGGTTGATGTCTGGCAAGGTTTTGTGATGACGGATGGCTGGCGCAGCCAAAGCGCATTCACGCCCGAAGCGTTTATCGACGCGTTCGAAGATGCGCCGTTTGCCGCCATCGTAGTGACGGATATCGACAGCGACATGGATGACGTCGAGGCTCAGCTTGGTTTGATCTCGGGGCTTGCCGGACATTCGCGCACTCCGGTGATCGCAAGCGGGGTTGTGCGCACTGCAGACGATATCTCGCGGCTGGCGTATATTCCCAATATCTCGGGTGCGATCGTAGGGCGTGCATTGTTTCACAAGACACTTGACCTGACGGATGCTCTGGAAATGGCAAAATCGGCACATGAGCCGGTGGCACAGTTCCAATAA
- a CDS encoding GNAT family N-acetyltransferase, producing the protein MIRSTPMINTARLTLCAMRPEDFDRFAEIWRDPCVVQHIGGSPRSRGEAWDSFLRNAGHWQMAGFGQWGVLQQSNRKLIGQAGFFYGNRRMGEDFDGFPEAGWVLAPEVQGQGLGYEAAKAAHDWFDRVIPGPLVAMVNASNSSSQKLAKKLGYVLMREGVYNETPVHLLRRNGPPAFA; encoded by the coding sequence ATGATAAGATCCACTCCCATGATAAATACCGCGCGTTTGACACTGTGTGCCATGCGCCCGGAGGACTTTGACCGGTTCGCCGAGATCTGGCGGGACCCGTGCGTTGTCCAGCACATCGGCGGCTCACCCCGTTCACGTGGCGAGGCGTGGGATTCATTTTTGCGCAACGCCGGACATTGGCAGATGGCCGGGTTTGGTCAATGGGGTGTGCTTCAGCAGTCGAATCGAAAGCTGATTGGACAGGCCGGTTTCTTTTACGGAAACCGTCGGATGGGAGAGGATTTCGACGGCTTTCCCGAGGCAGGCTGGGTTCTGGCCCCTGAGGTACAGGGGCAGGGCTTGGGATATGAGGCGGCGAAGGCTGCTCATGACTGGTTTGACCGGGTGATTCCCGGGCCTTTGGTCGCGATGGTGAACGCGTCGAATTCCTCGTCGCAGAAGCTTGCCAAAAAGCTGGGCTATGTATTGATGCGTGAAGGGGTGTATAATGAAACCCCGGTGCACTTGTTAAGGCGCAACGGCCCACCTGCGTTCGCGTAA
- the fabG gene encoding 3-oxoacyl-[acyl-carrier-protein] reductase has product MFDLKGKNALITGASGGIGGDIARALHGAGAAVGLSGTRVEPLQALADELGERAHVLPCNLSDPEAVEALPKQAIEAMGSVDILVNNAGITRDNLFMRMSDEEWQSVIDVNMTSTMKLCKGVIRGMMKSRWGRIVNVSSVVAVIGNPGQANYAASKAGMIGFSKALAHEVATRGITVNAVAPGFITTAMTEKLTEEQKKGLLLKVPAGRMGDPEEIAAAVLYLASPEAGYVTGSTLHVNGGMAML; this is encoded by the coding sequence ATGTTTGATTTGAAAGGTAAGAATGCGCTGATCACTGGTGCTTCGGGCGGCATCGGAGGCGATATTGCACGCGCGTTGCATGGTGCTGGCGCAGCGGTTGGATTGTCCGGTACACGGGTCGAACCTCTGCAGGCTCTGGCAGACGAACTGGGCGAACGCGCGCATGTGTTGCCGTGCAATCTGAGCGATCCGGAAGCCGTTGAGGCGTTGCCAAAGCAAGCGATCGAAGCAATGGGATCGGTGGACATCCTTGTGAACAACGCTGGTATCACGCGCGATAACCTGTTCATGCGCATGTCCGATGAGGAATGGCAGAGCGTGATAGACGTGAACATGACCTCGACGATGAAACTGTGCAAAGGTGTGATCCGGGGCATGATGAAGTCACGCTGGGGTCGGATCGTGAATGTCTCGTCCGTGGTGGCCGTAATCGGTAATCCGGGTCAGGCGAACTATGCGGCGTCAAAAGCCGGAATGATTGGTTTTTCCAAGGCCTTGGCGCACGAAGTTGCAACCCGCGGAATTACGGTTAACGCCGTGGCGCCGGGTTTTATCACGACGGCAATGACCGAGAAGCTGACCGAGGAACAGAAAAAGGGTCTGCTGTTGAAGGTTCCGGCGGGTCGCATGGGTGATCCCGAAGAAATTGCGGCGGCGGTTCTGTATCTTGCCAGCCCAGAAGCCGGCTATGTTACTGGAAGCACCTTGCATGTGAACGGCGGTATGGCCATGTTGTGA